In Microbacterium lushaniae, the following are encoded in one genomic region:
- a CDS encoding LysR substrate-binding domain-containing protein: MFDLRRLRLLYELSVRGTLAAVAEALAYSPSTISQQLAQLEREAGVPLLEPDGRRVRLTAHGEALAAHAAVMLEADEQARAELERLQPAHAPVRLAAMQSATHGLVPVALRSLSVAAPELRVEVVELAPEEGLFELAARGFDLVVAEQYPGHTREHRAGIERTLLGRDAIRLAVAPDEATTDLAALADRAWVMEPRGTAARQWATQQCRAAGFEPDVRFELADLTAHVRLIAAGVAVGMIPDLVFAASPPPVRLVDLPGEPRRDIFTAVRRGSRGRPGIQAVQAALADAFAVTPGVRPPPPGSGAATGVSGRVPWP; this comes from the coding sequence GTGTTCGATCTGCGGCGGTTGCGCCTGCTGTACGAGCTGTCGGTGCGCGGCACCCTTGCCGCCGTGGCCGAGGCCCTCGCCTACAGCCCGTCGACGATCTCGCAGCAGCTGGCGCAGCTCGAACGCGAGGCAGGAGTGCCGCTTCTCGAACCCGACGGGCGCCGCGTGCGGCTCACGGCACACGGCGAAGCACTCGCCGCCCACGCCGCCGTCATGCTCGAGGCGGACGAGCAGGCGCGCGCAGAGCTCGAGCGCCTGCAGCCGGCGCACGCTCCCGTCCGGCTCGCCGCGATGCAGTCAGCCACCCACGGACTGGTTCCCGTCGCCCTGCGGTCGCTGAGCGTGGCAGCGCCGGAGCTCCGCGTGGAGGTTGTCGAGCTGGCTCCGGAAGAGGGCCTGTTCGAGCTGGCCGCGCGCGGCTTCGATCTGGTCGTGGCCGAGCAGTACCCCGGGCACACTCGGGAGCACCGCGCCGGCATCGAACGCACGCTGCTGGGGCGCGACGCGATCCGCCTCGCCGTCGCCCCGGACGAGGCGACGACCGATCTGGCCGCGCTCGCGGATCGCGCATGGGTCATGGAGCCGCGGGGCACGGCAGCCCGGCAGTGGGCCACCCAGCAGTGCCGGGCCGCCGGCTTCGAGCCCGACGTGCGGTTCGAGCTGGCCGACCTCACCGCCCACGTGCGACTGATCGCAGCCGGAGTGGCGGTGGGGATGATCCCCGACCTCGTGTTCGCTGCCTCACCTCCGCCCGTCCGGCTCGTCGACCTTCCCGGTGAGCCCCGCCGTGACATCTTCACCGCGGTGCGCCGCGGCTCGCGGGGGCGACCGGGCATCCAGGCGGTTCAAGCCGCGCTCGCCGATGCCTTCGCCGTCACCCCCGGGGTCAGACCGCCGCCGCCGGGGAGTGGCGCTGCCACGGGTGTCAGTGGCCGTGTTCCCTGGCCATGA
- a CDS encoding thiamine pyrophosphate-binding protein: protein MMRVSDALGRMFAELGISQVFGVVGSGNFRVTNALIESGASFVASRHEAGAASMADAYSRITGEVSALSLHQGCGLTNALTGITEAAKCHTPLLVLAADTAVGDVTSNFHIDQDAAVQALGATPMRLHSAETALADAARAFRVAQIERTTVVLSLPIDIQDQEIAYPGDRPASNLRVPKPAISQADAAELAQLLAGAERPVIIGGRGARAAKGVIRELAAAAGAVLIASGGGRGIFEGDEWALDIVGGFATDSAAELVREADLIVAFGVALNNWTTRGGTLLDTAKVVQVDDRVEAIGKHRLVDLGIVGDAGAVARAAREALDATARTGAGYRTPDVAERIRAARYWVDQEIPEVDEPGLVDPAALTNALDAMLPSERVVVVDGGNVNAYPGAHFRVPDDEGYVLPLSFQSIGLGLASVIGAAVARPDRMPVLGTGDGSLLMGAVELETAVRLGLGMVIVAYNDSAYGAEIHLFPDSTPREQEIVRFPDTDIAAIARGYGCDAITVRSLDDLGGVTAWLESGRDRPLVIDAKISGRASWLMAREHGH from the coding sequence ATGATGAGGGTTTCCGATGCGCTCGGCCGCATGTTCGCCGAGCTGGGCATTTCGCAGGTGTTCGGGGTGGTGGGCAGCGGGAACTTCCGCGTGACCAATGCGCTCATCGAATCCGGTGCGAGCTTCGTGGCCTCCCGCCACGAGGCCGGCGCCGCCTCGATGGCCGACGCCTACTCCCGCATCACCGGCGAGGTCAGCGCGCTGAGCCTGCACCAGGGCTGCGGGCTGACCAACGCCCTGACCGGGATCACCGAGGCCGCCAAGTGCCACACCCCGCTGCTCGTGCTGGCAGCCGACACGGCGGTGGGCGACGTCACGTCCAACTTCCACATCGACCAGGACGCGGCGGTGCAGGCGCTGGGAGCGACCCCGATGCGTCTTCACTCCGCCGAGACGGCACTGGCGGATGCGGCGCGGGCCTTCCGGGTCGCCCAGATCGAGCGCACCACGGTCGTCCTGTCGCTGCCGATCGACATCCAGGACCAGGAGATCGCGTACCCCGGCGACCGTCCGGCTTCCAACCTCCGCGTCCCCAAGCCGGCGATCTCGCAGGCGGATGCGGCGGAGCTCGCCCAGCTGCTCGCCGGCGCCGAGCGCCCCGTGATCATCGGCGGCCGAGGAGCGCGGGCGGCCAAGGGCGTCATCCGCGAACTCGCGGCGGCAGCGGGCGCCGTGCTCATCGCTTCCGGCGGCGGACGCGGCATCTTCGAGGGCGACGAGTGGGCGCTGGACATCGTCGGCGGGTTCGCGACGGACAGTGCGGCGGAGCTCGTCCGCGAGGCCGACCTCATCGTCGCTTTCGGCGTCGCCCTGAACAACTGGACGACACGCGGCGGCACGCTCCTCGACACGGCGAAGGTCGTGCAGGTCGATGACCGCGTGGAGGCGATCGGCAAGCACCGGCTCGTCGATCTCGGCATCGTCGGCGACGCCGGTGCCGTGGCCCGCGCGGCACGCGAGGCGCTGGATGCGACGGCCAGGACCGGCGCGGGATACCGCACGCCGGACGTCGCCGAGCGCATCCGCGCTGCGCGCTACTGGGTAGACCAGGAGATCCCCGAGGTCGACGAGCCCGGGCTGGTGGATCCGGCTGCGCTGACGAACGCCCTGGATGCGATGCTGCCCTCCGAGCGGGTCGTCGTCGTCGACGGCGGCAACGTCAACGCCTACCCCGGTGCGCACTTCCGCGTGCCGGACGATGAGGGCTACGTCCTGCCGCTGTCGTTCCAGTCGATCGGCCTGGGCCTGGCCAGCGTGATCGGCGCCGCCGTCGCGCGACCCGACCGGATGCCGGTCCTGGGCACCGGCGACGGGTCGCTGCTGATGGGCGCCGTGGAGCTCGAGACCGCGGTGCGGCTCGGCCTCGGCATGGTGATCGTCGCGTACAACGACAGTGCCTACGGCGCCGAGATCCACCTCTTCCCGGATTCCACCCCGCGTGAGCAGGAGATCGTCCGCTTCCCCGACACCGACATCGCCGCCATCGCCCGAGGCTACGGATGCGACGCCATCACGGTGCGATCCCTCGACGACCTCGGCGGCGTGACCGCATGGCTCGAGTCAGGCCGAGACCGTCCGCTGGTCATCGACGCGAAGATCAGCGGGCGCGCCTCCTGGCTCATGGCCAGGGAACACGGCCACTGA